A DNA window from Microcystis aeruginosa NIES-843 contains the following coding sequences:
- a CDS encoding VWA domain-containing protein encodes MIKRQNLPFSRYLTSVTPLTVLSTLVFLGACGQQPQQQGSQQPRQQGLEVKFLVGSDLAQFCQQAATKLNQSQPKLASGEAFYLSCEAKGSGDVVQTILSLAQQYQNGTLKADAPEFPTLLSVDGEIYQSQLIYQMNKLFPGQNYIPEITDSPLIAYSPMVFMTTADLAKGLEKVEDPFVALAKLGNYRQLDPKAPPLPITYVHTAPTRSNSGLQTLVAQFAAVAGKRPEDLTVADVEKYQGQIQQIQSKITRYGTSTASLAQSMVANGPFWASVASVYESLVIAANSQAGSNQTRYQAVYPKATFSSNMRAILAHAPWISDREKEAAEKVIEFILLPETQQIATDLGLRPGVPGVALGSKFSAEFGVNPQPTYDSYRSPQPEVVEAMLKSWQNYAKKPSQVAVVIDTSGSMEGQKLTSVKNTLLNYVQNLGPKERIALISFNSVINEPVIIEGTPQGRDRGIEFIGQLRSSGGTRLYDSALYARNWLSQNLRTDTINAVLILTDGEDSGSQINLDQLEQELQKSGFSSDQRIAFFTIGYGKEGEFNPQALQKIAEVNGGYYRQGDPATISTVMGDLQVEF; translated from the coding sequence ATGATTAAACGCCAAAATCTTCCTTTTTCTCGTTATTTAACCTCAGTTACTCCCTTAACCGTCCTGTCTACCTTAGTATTTCTAGGCGCTTGTGGACAGCAACCCCAACAACAAGGAAGCCAACAACCCAGACAACAGGGACTTGAAGTCAAATTTCTCGTGGGAAGCGACCTAGCCCAATTCTGTCAGCAAGCAGCCACGAAATTGAACCAAAGCCAACCCAAACTCGCTAGCGGTGAAGCCTTTTACCTCAGTTGCGAAGCTAAAGGAAGCGGCGATGTGGTCCAAACGATTCTCTCGCTGGCCCAACAGTACCAAAATGGAACTCTCAAAGCCGATGCGCCCGAATTTCCCACCCTTTTATCCGTCGATGGCGAAATTTATCAGAGTCAACTCATCTACCAGATGAACAAGCTATTTCCCGGACAAAATTACATCCCGGAAATTACCGACTCACCCCTGATCGCCTACAGTCCGATGGTTTTCATGACAACCGCTGACCTCGCCAAGGGTTTAGAAAAAGTAGAAGATCCCTTCGTCGCCCTAGCTAAATTGGGTAACTACCGCCAACTCGATCCCAAAGCCCCACCCCTCCCCATCACTTACGTCCACACCGCGCCTACCCGTTCTAATTCTGGCTTACAAACCCTGGTGGCCCAATTTGCTGCTGTAGCAGGTAAGCGCCCAGAAGATCTGACTGTAGCTGACGTAGAAAAATATCAGGGACAAATTCAACAGATCCAGAGTAAAATCACTCGCTATGGTACTTCTACCGCTTCCCTTGCCCAATCTATGGTCGCCAACGGACCCTTTTGGGCTTCAGTAGCCTCAGTTTACGAGTCTTTGGTAATTGCTGCTAACAGCCAAGCTGGTTCCAATCAAACGCGCTATCAAGCCGTCTATCCCAAGGCTACTTTCAGTTCCAATATGCGGGCAATTTTAGCCCATGCGCCTTGGATAAGTGACCGAGAAAAAGAAGCTGCTGAAAAGGTAATTGAATTCATTCTTTTGCCCGAAACCCAACAAATTGCCACAGATTTGGGACTGCGACCGGGTGTTCCAGGAGTAGCCTTGGGAAGCAAGTTTTCTGCTGAATTTGGCGTGAATCCTCAACCCACCTATGACTCTTACCGTTCGCCCCAACCAGAAGTAGTTGAAGCCATGCTTAAAAGCTGGCAAAATTATGCCAAGAAACCGTCGCAAGTAGCAGTAGTAATTGATACTTCTGGGTCGATGGAAGGGCAAAAACTGACATCAGTTAAGAATACTTTACTTAATTACGTTCAGAACCTGGGACCGAAGGAAAGAATTGCCCTAATTAGTTTCAATTCAGTTATTAACGAACCTGTGATTATAGAAGGAACTCCACAGGGGCGAGATCGCGGCATTGAATTTATTGGCCAACTGCGGTCCAGTGGTGGAACCAGACTTTATGATAGCGCCCTCTATGCCCGCAACTGGCTATCTCAAAATTTGCGGACTGATACTATTAATGCCGTGTTAATCTTAACTGATGGAGAAGATTCGGGGTCACAAATTAATCTGGATCAGTTGGAACAAGAGTTGCAAAAGAGTGGCTTTTCTTCCGATCAGCGAATTGCTTTCTTTACTATTGGTTATGGGAAAGAAGGAGAATTTAATCCCCAGGCTTTGCAAAAAATTGCCGAAGTTAACGGCGGTTACTATCGTCAAGGAGATCCAGCGACTATATCAACTGTGATGGGAGACTTGCAAGTAGAGTTTTAA